A portion of the uncultured Draconibacterium sp. genome contains these proteins:
- a CDS encoding MauE/DoxX family redox-associated membrane protein, whose product MKKLHPKHFTILVPLSSYLYILLFVYAGISKLLDYENFTVQLAQSPLLSAYAGAVAPAVIGLEFLLVALLIFRRIRLAGLYGSFFLMIAFTIYIYLILNYSDFVPCSCGGIIEKLNWTEHMIFNIAFIILALFAIVLSEKEKHTRRHIVLLRTTLPSILAVGVVVGLFLSSEHIIKKENNFIRRFEQHSLRDEKALALGINSYYFAGMADGEIYLGNYTTPLVLTSIDTALTRMKTVKLQLDDEKHSFRFIQVQVKPPHFYLFDGTVPIIYRGLLGDSLAHKISADDCYFSQLQVIDSVNMAFRAQSNQSKTQVLGLLQLEQHPKVALFESLLEKQVDGMFDTDGQFLQDDQSGELIYIYTYRNQFLIMNQYLSLLRKLHTIDDISQAQVQVHAFSDGRHKMNAPPLKVNKTSVVHRQVLFNASNLIGRFESRELWQKTSVIDLYRTDQQEYLGSLYVNDRGKNKLSGIFATDNYLFVLCGSEIVRYRFAQALMRDFAAGEAEKPETE is encoded by the coding sequence ATGAAAAAGCTCCATCCAAAACACTTTACAATTCTGGTTCCACTCTCCTCCTATTTGTATATCCTGCTTTTTGTGTATGCCGGGATTAGCAAATTGCTGGACTATGAAAACTTCACTGTACAGTTAGCACAGTCGCCATTACTAAGCGCATATGCCGGTGCGGTAGCACCTGCAGTAATAGGCCTGGAATTTTTGCTGGTCGCATTATTGATATTTAGAAGGATTCGTTTAGCAGGTCTTTATGGATCATTCTTTCTAATGATCGCTTTTACGATCTATATTTATCTGATTCTGAATTACAGTGATTTTGTCCCCTGTTCATGTGGAGGTATCATCGAAAAATTGAACTGGACGGAGCACATGATTTTTAATATTGCTTTCATAATCCTAGCTCTTTTTGCAATTGTACTTTCAGAAAAGGAGAAGCATACACGAAGACACATTGTGCTTCTGAGAACAACGTTGCCTTCCATACTGGCCGTTGGTGTTGTTGTGGGGCTCTTTTTGTCATCTGAGCATATCATAAAAAAAGAAAACAATTTTATTCGCCGGTTTGAACAACATTCTCTTAGGGATGAAAAGGCACTAGCTCTGGGGATAAATTCCTATTATTTTGCAGGGATGGCCGATGGAGAGATCTATCTGGGAAATTATACAACTCCATTAGTGCTTACCAGTATAGATACAGCCCTTACAAGAATGAAGACCGTAAAACTACAATTAGACGATGAAAAACACTCGTTTCGTTTTATTCAGGTACAGGTTAAACCTCCTCATTTCTATCTTTTCGATGGAACGGTACCCATTATTTACCGTGGGCTGTTGGGTGACTCCTTGGCTCATAAGATAAGTGCAGATGATTGTTATTTTTCCCAGTTGCAGGTGATAGATTCTGTCAATATGGCTTTTAGAGCTCAAAGCAACCAAAGCAAAACACAGGTATTGGGATTACTTCAACTGGAACAACACCCGAAAGTGGCACTGTTTGAATCCTTACTTGAAAAACAGGTGGATGGAATGTTCGATACGGACGGGCAGTTCCTTCAGGACGACCAAAGCGGTGAACTCATTTATATTTATACCTACCGCAACCAATTCCTGATAATGAACCAGTATTTAAGTTTGTTGCGGAAGCTACATACCATTGATGACATATCTCAGGCACAGGTACAGGTACATGCATTTTCCGATGGGAGACATAAAATGAACGCTCCCCCCTTGAAGGTGAATAAAACATCGGTGGTTCACCGGCAGGTGTTGTTTAACGCATCTAACCTGATAGGGAGATTTGAGTCAAGAGAGTTATGGCAGAAGACATCTGTTATTGATTTGTACCGAACCGACCAACAAGAATACCTGGGCAGCCTGTATGTGAATGACCGCGGAAAAAACAAGCTGTCCGGGATATTTGCCACAGATAACTACCTGTTTGTTTTGTGTGGAAGTGAAATTGTGCGTTACCGTTTTGCGCAAGCGTTGATGCGGGATTTTGCGGCAGGGGAAGCCGAAAAACCTGAAACAGAGTAG
- a CDS encoding recombinase family protein, whose translation MNDLSLFKQFAPQAPKKFQEGNNAVIYTRVSSADQEDNTSLASQKRYCEMYASKRGLNVVGYFGGTYESAKTDDRKEFNRMLTFVKRSKNISYVIVYSYERFSRSGINGASIADELLKKYGVITLATTQELDPTTPSGSFQQKILFLFGQMDNELRRDKVVTAMKELLMKGYWVWAPPRGYKDLNKGKATERKLVVDEEGKLLKKAFEWKAYQELSNAEIVRRMKKIGVKLSEKHINNLFTNPFYCGLITSKLIPGEVVQGKHEPLVTKELFLTVNCIKQEKRVHGFVYDHENENLPLKIFTKCDKCGNTMTGYLAKKKALYYYKCNTKGCGSNRSAKVMHELFRSLLNNFQIGQEEMVLIRVQLEEQMAGFFKSATDEAKTLKSRLREIERKMETMDERFVTGEIHRDLYERFRPKYEKEHFEIEQELSKTGSYSSNLKKVIDFAIRICLKPLELWDNSDLYGKRIFQKLLFPEGIIYNREKDQYRTTRINGFFSLIPEISRDLNGHKKRDSVIFNKIPNWVGPPGLEPGTP comes from the coding sequence ATGAATGATTTAAGCCTGTTTAAACAATTCGCTCCACAAGCCCCAAAGAAATTTCAGGAGGGAAACAATGCTGTAATTTACACCCGGGTATCATCAGCAGACCAAGAGGATAATACCAGCCTTGCCTCACAAAAAAGATATTGCGAGATGTACGCGAGCAAACGTGGCTTAAATGTGGTTGGTTATTTTGGTGGTACGTACGAATCGGCAAAAACGGATGACAGGAAAGAATTCAATAGGATGCTAACCTTTGTGAAGAGGTCAAAGAATATCAGCTATGTAATTGTTTATTCCTACGAAAGATTTTCTCGCTCTGGAATCAACGGTGCATCTATTGCCGACGAACTGCTTAAAAAGTACGGAGTAATAACTTTAGCTACAACGCAGGAGCTTGACCCGACCACTCCATCTGGCTCTTTCCAGCAAAAAATACTTTTCCTTTTTGGGCAAATGGATAATGAGCTCAGGCGTGATAAAGTTGTAACAGCAATGAAAGAGCTTCTGATGAAGGGTTATTGGGTGTGGGCTCCTCCAAGAGGGTACAAGGATTTGAATAAGGGCAAAGCAACCGAGAGAAAATTGGTGGTTGATGAAGAAGGAAAACTTTTAAAAAAGGCTTTTGAATGGAAAGCTTATCAGGAGTTATCTAATGCTGAAATTGTACGGCGCATGAAAAAGATAGGTGTAAAACTTTCGGAAAAACATATAAATAATTTATTTACTAATCCTTTTTATTGTGGTTTAATTACAAGCAAGCTAATTCCCGGGGAAGTAGTTCAAGGCAAACACGAGCCACTTGTTACAAAAGAATTGTTTTTAACCGTAAATTGTATAAAGCAAGAAAAGAGAGTGCATGGTTTTGTTTATGATCACGAGAATGAGAATCTGCCATTAAAAATATTTACAAAGTGTGACAAGTGTGGAAACACAATGACAGGTTACTTGGCGAAGAAGAAAGCGTTGTATTACTATAAGTGTAACACAAAAGGATGCGGCTCAAATCGAAGTGCCAAGGTTATGCATGAGCTTTTTAGAAGCCTACTTAATAATTTCCAGATAGGGCAGGAGGAAATGGTTCTTATAAGAGTTCAACTTGAGGAACAAATGGCCGGTTTCTTTAAATCTGCTACAGACGAAGCAAAGACTTTAAAGAGTCGTTTAAGGGAAATAGAACGGAAGATGGAAACAATGGACGAACGTTTTGTAACCGGTGAAATCCATCGTGACTTATATGAGCGGTTCAGGCCAAAATATGAAAAAGAACATTTCGAAATAGAGCAAGAATTAAGCAAGACAGGTAGCTATTCATCGAACCTGAAAAAGGTGATTGATTTTGCTATTAGAATATGCTTGAAACCCTTGGAATTGTGGGATAATTCAGATTTATATGGAAAGCGTATATTTCAAAAATTGTTATTTCCTGAAGGAATTATCTATAATCGAGAAAAAGACCAATATCGAACCACCAGAATAAATGGATTCTTTTCTCTAATCCCAGAGATATCAAGGGATTTGAATGGTCATAAAAAAAGGGATTCTGTTATTTTTAACAAAATCCCCAATTGGGTGGGCCCACCTGGGCTTGAACCAGGGACCCCCTGA
- a CDS encoding prolyl oligopeptidase family serine peptidase, whose translation MKSSSIIFFVFQCLLLAAGLELSAQIHQNEMEKLAASQYRLTVLKMSDNGRWLTAWKTYDDNRDTLLIFDSQVPEKPVDYRIKVRDITFMGDNYMLMKSGNRAELINLEKQTSTSFMNVKRFQTLDSYDQFILHYNNEDNNRFELRRVNGDLITQVARVSSFHISEEDHIYAVMETENNEFEVLRIRNQSIEHIYHSPHKISSLTIDPDEQGIMIHEKSADGSLAELRYLDLKTKNTWLLNEQLSQPFQRAFTDVIGEGGVYYVRLWVNREKENTSLVDIWYGEDMQLEDKFVPSTQEAYYVWEPKRKNIQHLGNKDLINSVAIGSELYFLSFDPYELQDYTKTTPQLLFRYDKLKNTHAMIDTLSSPLFTSPNGQYVLYFKNKTWKVYHMASGKMETITNSLLNTPYFIDDGKSILFDGDDGLWSFDPEENELSKFVNFEGVRVTILNSSTEPKPASIRVYEKTVDPQKPLILELFDSKKNESSFILLDNGKCRTIIPRTTNYIKKLMYNKSFTAFSWLEENYNLPPRIVYKELGKKEWSFNQTIQQDPDILSLKQEIISFANSDGVPLKGILYYPLNFDRTKQYPMVVHIYQVQLNKEANRYPVVAYKSVNCDGFNLRLLLENGYFVYFPDIVYGDKGTGLSALDCVEQSLDALTSNRLIDHNKIGLIGHSHGGYETNFIATHSKRFAAYVAGAGNSDIVRSYFSFNYNFQSPFYWQYESGQYELNKSFSDDKDLYFKNNPIHYVDQVNAPVLLWTGKKDQNIYWEQTMEFYIGLKRNNKKVVALFYPHEGHVLASPEANRDLLSRTLEWFNYFLKGEENVSWIDKEIKGDAG comes from the coding sequence ATGAAATCTTCAAGTATCATTTTCTTCGTATTCCAGTGTCTGCTGCTTGCAGCAGGCCTGGAATTATCAGCGCAAATCCATCAGAACGAGATGGAAAAACTGGCTGCCAGCCAATATCGTCTAACCGTGCTAAAAATGAGCGACAACGGAAGGTGGCTCACCGCCTGGAAAACGTATGACGACAACCGGGATACACTTTTGATCTTTGATAGTCAGGTACCCGAAAAGCCTGTTGATTACCGGATCAAAGTTCGAGATATTACTTTTATGGGTGACAATTATATGCTGATGAAAAGTGGTAACCGTGCCGAGCTTATAAACCTGGAAAAGCAAACAAGCACAAGTTTCATGAATGTAAAACGTTTTCAGACACTGGATAGCTACGATCAGTTTATTTTGCATTACAATAACGAAGACAACAACCGGTTCGAACTTCGTCGTGTAAACGGAGACCTTATTACTCAGGTCGCCCGGGTAAGCAGCTTCCATATCTCAGAAGAAGACCATATCTATGCGGTGATGGAAACTGAAAACAACGAGTTCGAAGTATTGCGAATCCGAAATCAGTCAATTGAACACATTTACCACTCGCCCCATAAAATCTCGTCTTTGACGATTGATCCCGATGAACAGGGTATCATGATCCACGAGAAATCCGCGGACGGCTCCCTTGCAGAGCTTCGCTACCTTGATCTGAAAACTAAAAACACCTGGTTGTTAAACGAGCAACTGTCCCAACCTTTTCAACGCGCGTTTACGGACGTAATTGGTGAGGGTGGTGTTTATTACGTGCGTCTGTGGGTCAACCGGGAGAAAGAGAATACTTCACTTGTCGATATCTGGTATGGAGAAGACATGCAACTGGAAGATAAATTTGTTCCTTCCACACAGGAGGCTTACTACGTATGGGAACCAAAAAGAAAAAATATACAGCATTTAGGAAACAAGGATTTGATTAACAGTGTCGCCATTGGCAGTGAACTTTATTTCCTGAGTTTTGATCCTTATGAATTGCAGGATTATACAAAAACAACACCGCAACTTTTATTCCGCTACGATAAGCTAAAAAACACTCACGCAATGATCGATACCCTATCCTCACCTTTGTTCACTTCTCCGAATGGCCAATATGTTCTTTACTTTAAAAACAAGACCTGGAAGGTTTATCACATGGCTTCGGGCAAAATGGAAACAATTACCAACAGCCTGCTGAATACTCCTTATTTTATTGACGATGGTAAATCCATCCTCTTTGACGGTGATGATGGTCTGTGGAGCTTTGATCCGGAAGAAAACGAGTTGTCGAAATTTGTAAATTTTGAAGGAGTTCGCGTGACAATCCTTAACAGCTCTACGGAACCGAAACCTGCAAGTATTCGCGTTTACGAAAAAACCGTCGATCCCCAAAAACCCCTTATTCTTGAGTTATTTGATTCGAAGAAAAATGAAAGTTCTTTCATCCTGTTGGATAATGGAAAATGCAGAACGATTATTCCCAGAACTACCAACTACATCAAGAAACTCATGTACAACAAGTCGTTTACCGCTTTTTCGTGGCTGGAAGAGAATTATAACCTGCCACCGCGGATCGTTTATAAAGAGCTGGGCAAAAAGGAATGGTCTTTCAACCAAACTATTCAGCAGGATCCCGATATCCTTTCCCTTAAACAGGAGATTATTTCGTTTGCCAATAGCGACGGAGTCCCACTTAAAGGTATTTTGTATTATCCATTGAACTTTGATCGGACAAAACAATATCCCATGGTAGTACATATTTATCAGGTTCAACTCAATAAGGAAGCCAACAGGTACCCGGTGGTTGCATACAAATCGGTAAACTGTGATGGTTTTAACCTGAGATTGCTTTTGGAAAATGGTTATTTCGTTTATTTCCCGGATATTGTTTACGGGGACAAAGGAACAGGCTTATCGGCTTTGGACTGTGTGGAACAGTCACTGGATGCTTTAACTTCCAACAGGTTAATTGATCACAACAAGATAGGACTGATCGGGCATTCGCATGGCGGCTACGAAACAAATTTTATAGCCACACATTCCAAACGTTTTGCAGCCTATGTTGCCGGAGCTGGTAACAGTGATATTGTCCGGTCTTATTTTTCTTTCAACTACAATTTTCAAAGTCCGTTTTACTGGCAATATGAAAGCGGACAGTACGAGCTGAATAAAAGTTTTAGCGATGATAAGGACTTGTATTTTAAGAATAATCCGATTCATTATGTGGATCAGGTTAATGCTCCCGTCCTGTTATGGACCGGCAAGAAAGACCAGAATATTTACTGGGAACAAACTATGGAGTTTTATATCGGACTGAAGCGAAATAACAAAAAGGTGGTAGCCCTTTTTTATCCCCATGAAGGACATGTCCTTGCATCGCCAGAAGCAAACAGGGATCTGCTCTCGCGGACTCTGGAGTGGTTTAATTATTTTTTAAAAGGAGAGGAAAATGTCAGTTGGATTGACAAAGAAATAAAGGGGGATGCAGGTTAG
- a CDS encoding TetR/AcrR family transcriptional regulator, with product MTTKERIIEEAFKLFLNNNYEKVSISDLENAVGKTRGAIFYFFKNKEEIFNEVIDTYMIKTQDPSVKFKFDNNTSLEQFIKLYISGINTTMSRMLSISVVNIYKQYFSLYLQASKIYPNFSEIMTRNSLEEINLWEKVISRAIENKEIKAIDTKHYATLFRSCFLGLAFDRCLLYGLNTEELFTLYQTIYQQIKLKS from the coding sequence ATGACAACAAAAGAAAGAATTATTGAAGAGGCTTTTAAATTATTCCTGAATAATAATTATGAAAAAGTAAGTATTTCCGATTTGGAAAATGCAGTCGGGAAAACAAGAGGGGCAATATTCTATTTTTTTAAGAATAAGGAAGAAATATTTAACGAGGTAATAGACACCTACATGATCAAAACACAGGATCCATCTGTGAAATTCAAATTCGACAACAACACTTCCCTTGAGCAATTTATAAAGCTATATATCAGCGGAATAAACACCACAATGTCCAGGATGTTATCCATCTCTGTTGTTAATATTTACAAACAGTATTTTTCCTTATACCTCCAGGCGTCTAAAATCTATCCCAACTTCTCTGAGATAATGACACGTAACTCACTTGAAGAGATCAACCTGTGGGAAAAAGTCATATCAAGGGCAATTGAGAATAAAGAAATAAAGGCCATAGATACCAAACATTATGCAACGCTTTTTCGAAGTTGTTTTCTGGGGCTTGCATTCGACAGATGCCTTTTGTACGGGCTCAATACAGAGGAATTGTTTACACTTTATCAAACCATTTACCAGCAAATAAAATTAAAATCCTAA
- a CDS encoding beta-ketoacyl-ACP synthase III, with product MNKNVYISSVSKFLPNSPVENEDMEQYLGLINEKPSRVRRIVLKQNGIKSRYYALDKKQKITHTNAELAFRSIKKLFPDEKIPEDIDVLACATGNPDQLLPSHASMVHGLMKSRPMELYSASGVCLTCLQAFKTAYLSVLSGVSSTAVCSTSELASPTLLSKNYEEEYEHCSQVGKDPYMAFEKDFLRFMLSDGASSVLLSDKKSENGISFKVEWVEMTSYANELPTCMFMGAELREDGELTSWKEFESRELINRSVMTVKQDIRLLKPNIIRYWVDHLEYCLKKYNLDPKDVDYVIPHVSSMFFYGKLAEGIEARGLDLGTNKWFTNLTEIGNIASASIFAALDDLCKTEKLKVDDTVLLLVPESGRFSYGTVLLTVN from the coding sequence ATGAATAAAAATGTTTACATCTCATCCGTCAGCAAATTTTTGCCCAATTCACCCGTCGAAAACGAAGATATGGAACAATATCTGGGTTTAATCAATGAAAAACCGTCAAGGGTACGGCGTATAGTATTAAAACAAAACGGAATAAAATCCAGATACTATGCTTTGGATAAAAAGCAAAAAATTACCCACACCAATGCAGAGCTGGCATTCCGTTCCATAAAGAAATTATTTCCTGATGAGAAAATTCCGGAGGATATTGATGTATTGGCATGTGCCACTGGTAATCCTGATCAGTTGTTACCATCCCATGCATCCATGGTTCATGGCCTAATGAAAAGCAGGCCAATGGAATTGTATTCTGCTTCCGGAGTATGTCTTACATGCCTGCAAGCTTTTAAAACGGCCTATCTGTCTGTATTATCTGGAGTTTCTTCTACTGCAGTCTGTTCAACTTCGGAGCTCGCTTCACCTACACTGTTATCAAAAAACTATGAAGAAGAGTATGAACATTGTTCGCAGGTAGGAAAAGATCCATACATGGCTTTTGAAAAGGATTTTCTGCGCTTTATGCTTAGTGATGGTGCCAGTTCGGTATTGCTCTCTGATAAAAAGAGTGAGAATGGGATTTCATTTAAAGTTGAATGGGTTGAAATGACTTCGTATGCCAATGAACTTCCAACCTGCATGTTTATGGGAGCAGAACTTCGTGAAGATGGAGAACTCACCAGTTGGAAGGAATTTGAAAGCCGGGAACTTATCAATCGCTCGGTTATGACCGTTAAGCAGGATATTCGCTTGCTAAAACCAAATATTATCCGTTACTGGGTAGACCACTTGGAGTACTGTCTGAAAAAATATAACCTTGATCCGAAGGATGTAGACTATGTGATCCCTCATGTTTCAAGCATGTTTTTTTATGGCAAGCTTGCTGAAGGAATTGAGGCCAGAGGTTTGGACCTGGGGACGAACAAGTGGTTCACCAATCTTACTGAAATTGGAAATATCGCTTCTGCTTCCATTTTTGCCGCTTTGGATGATCTATGCAAAACAGAAAAGTTAAAAGTAGATGATACGGTTTTACTACTGGTACCTGAAAGCGGGCGTTTTTCTTATGGTACGGTTTTGTTGACCGTTAATTAA
- a CDS encoding site-specific integrase, with protein sequence MISIKTVLRKKKLLTGKYPIFLRITMNRKSIFFRTPYTSFENEWDANQGMFTVKATDHLHKNRLLFKFMDRATSVITELEQEKGYYTLEEVEGALRLETNPNSKLLYPFWEEIIAEQRLAGRTGNARVHAEVLTSVKRFRNGKELTFFQITPEFLEKYEVWLLSRGGTGGGIGVKMRCIRALFNTAIRRGLVKDNLYPFRVYKVSKHKSNGVKRSISIEDIHKIAGFDLSEHPTLIDYRNYFVFSFFTRGMNFADMMTLEWNDIVDDKIYYVRSKTKSKFQIKILPPAQKIIDYYRAQNRGTKYVFPILLQDKMTFSHLENRKRKMLKRYNNRLKEIGEVCEITKPLSSYVARHSYANCLKQKGIATDIISESLGHQNLAITQAYLKELDNTLVDEAMEVLL encoded by the coding sequence ATGATTAGTATTAAGACTGTTTTAAGAAAGAAGAAATTACTTACGGGTAAGTACCCCATTTTTTTAAGAATTACCATGAATCGGAAGTCGATATTTTTCCGTACTCCGTATACCTCTTTTGAGAATGAGTGGGACGCTAACCAAGGCATGTTTACAGTAAAAGCGACCGACCACCTACATAAAAACAGGTTGCTGTTTAAGTTTATGGACAGAGCCACAAGTGTGATTACCGAATTGGAGCAAGAAAAAGGGTATTATACACTGGAAGAAGTAGAGGGTGCATTGCGTTTAGAAACCAATCCAAACAGCAAATTGTTGTACCCGTTTTGGGAAGAAATAATTGCAGAACAGAGGCTGGCCGGTAGAACTGGCAACGCAAGGGTGCATGCCGAGGTCCTGACCTCTGTAAAAAGGTTCAGAAATGGCAAGGAGTTAACTTTCTTTCAAATTACTCCTGAATTTTTGGAAAAGTATGAAGTTTGGTTGCTCTCGCGTGGTGGAACGGGTGGCGGTATAGGAGTAAAAATGCGATGTATTCGTGCTCTTTTTAATACTGCTATAAGGCGAGGATTAGTAAAGGATAATCTTTATCCGTTCCGTGTTTATAAAGTTTCAAAGCATAAATCTAATGGAGTAAAGAGGTCTATAAGTATAGAAGACATTCATAAAATTGCCGGTTTTGATCTAAGCGAACATCCAACCTTAATCGATTATCGAAACTATTTTGTATTTAGTTTTTTCACACGAGGGATGAATTTTGCCGATATGATGACTTTAGAATGGAATGATATTGTAGATGATAAAATTTACTATGTTCGTTCCAAGACAAAAAGTAAGTTTCAGATTAAAATACTCCCTCCTGCCCAAAAAATTATTGATTACTATAGGGCACAAAATCGCGGGACTAAATATGTGTTCCCAATTTTGCTTCAGGATAAAATGACCTTTTCTCATTTGGAAAACCGCAAAAGAAAAATGCTAAAAAGATATAATAACAGGTTGAAGGAAATTGGTGAAGTATGTGAAATTACAAAACCACTGTCAAGCTATGTAGCACGGCATAGTTATGCCAACTGTCTAAAACAAAAAGGCATAGCAACCGATATTATTAGTGAATCTTTGGGGCATCAGAATTTGGCTATTACTCAAGCTTATTTGAAAGAGTTAGACAATACATTGGTTGATGAAGCAATGGAGGTATTATTGTAA
- a CDS encoding UpxY family transcription antiterminator produces the protein MQDRIIHEDGRALSDETQNDFRKRAWHVFYIRPRNERIAKQILANHGYEVFCPAIHETRQWKNRQRKKIWFPLFPNYLFVFTYHHEIYTIRRISQVVNFVSFSGKPSTITEKEVDGIRKMLEIGSLITVENQFSSGEHVRIVSGPLKGHEGILVKRRNRSRFGIRLKAISHSVFIDISQSDLEKLKNAD, from the coding sequence ATGCAAGACAGAATTATTCATGAGGATGGTAGAGCACTATCTGATGAAACGCAGAATGATTTCAGGAAAAGAGCGTGGCATGTATTTTATATTCGCCCTCGAAATGAACGAATTGCGAAACAGATTCTCGCTAATCATGGTTATGAAGTCTTCTGTCCTGCAATCCATGAAACAAGACAATGGAAAAACAGACAACGAAAAAAAATCTGGTTCCCGCTATTCCCCAATTACTTATTTGTCTTTACTTATCACCATGAAATATATACCATTAGAAGAATATCTCAGGTTGTAAACTTCGTTTCTTTTTCCGGGAAACCATCCACAATAACGGAAAAGGAGGTAGATGGAATACGGAAAATGTTGGAAATAGGGAGTTTGATTACAGTAGAGAATCAATTCTCCAGCGGAGAACATGTACGAATTGTCTCCGGTCCATTAAAAGGACATGAAGGAATTCTGGTAAAACGACGAAATAGAAGCCGGTTTGGTATTCGCCTGAAAGCCATCAGCCATTCAGTATTTATCGATATAAGCCAATCAGACCTCGAGAAACTTAAAAACGCAGATTAA
- a CDS encoding RagB/SusD family nutrient uptake outer membrane protein: MKKIVITYLLGALFMASCENLIEVDDPSNQLGTSQVFEDTRTANAALTGLYASLRDRSVLTGGGYIGIGPLLASYADDLDCYYYDQNGVVDISRNLQQETNSNIESIWETTYQQIYYANAIIYGVQHSTALSDEDKNILQGEAILLRSLLYYYLQELFGDIPYTASTNYEYNRSLAKTTNEEILSQLVTDLKEAITYLSDDYRNAERIYPNRKVAELLLARIYLIQGEWILAEQTASNILQSPLYQLQNDIQEVFHKSGNHILWQLKPKNNGDATPEATFYYFTDAAPNSYALTEDLVNTFSDDDLRKQFWMTRVSFNDEFWYRPNKYKNLAGTNTNEYSVVFRIAEVYFIMAESLVRQNRFDEALPYLNATRVRTGLPAFTSLSGDTILTELLAEKRREFFTEFGHRFFDLKRLKQLDELLATKPNWEDYKSVWPLPQNELLQNTNLYPQNSNY, translated from the coding sequence ATGAAAAAAATAGTTATCACATACCTCCTTGGGGCGCTATTTATGGCCTCTTGCGAGAATTTGATTGAAGTGGATGATCCCTCCAATCAACTGGGCACCTCCCAGGTCTTTGAAGACACCAGAACTGCCAATGCCGCGCTAACCGGGTTGTATGCCAGTCTGCGAGACCGGTCAGTTCTTACGGGAGGCGGCTATATTGGCATTGGGCCTTTGCTGGCTTCTTATGCTGATGATCTGGATTGTTATTACTACGACCAGAATGGTGTGGTCGACATCAGCCGAAACCTTCAGCAGGAAACCAATTCAAACATTGAAAGTATCTGGGAAACAACTTATCAGCAAATTTACTATGCCAACGCCATTATTTATGGGGTTCAGCATTCAACAGCACTGTCTGATGAAGACAAAAACATCCTGCAGGGAGAAGCAATCTTGTTACGCTCCCTGTTGTATTATTATTTACAGGAACTTTTTGGTGACATCCCCTACACCGCCAGTACTAATTATGAATACAACCGCAGTCTGGCGAAAACCACTAATGAGGAAATCTTGTCTCAATTAGTAACCGATCTGAAGGAAGCCATCACATATTTAAGTGATGATTACCGCAATGCCGAACGCATTTATCCAAACCGCAAGGTTGCTGAATTGCTACTGGCCCGTATTTACCTGATCCAGGGAGAATGGATTCTTGCCGAACAGACAGCAAGCAATATATTACAGTCGCCGTTATACCAGCTTCAGAATGATATCCAGGAGGTCTTTCATAAATCCGGCAACCATATTCTTTGGCAACTAAAACCAAAGAACAATGGAGATGCCACCCCTGAAGCGACCTTTTATTATTTTACGGATGCTGCTCCCAATTCCTATGCGCTTACAGAAGATTTGGTGAACACTTTCTCCGATGACGACCTGCGTAAGCAGTTCTGGATGACCCGGGTCAGCTTCAACGACGAGTTTTGGTACCGACCGAATAAGTACAAGAACCTGGCCGGGACTAACACCAATGAATACTCCGTGGTCTTCCGTATTGCAGAGGTTTATTTTATTATGGCCGAATCGCTGGTCAGACAAAACCGGTTTGATGAAGCACTACCGTATCTAAACGCCACAAGGGTAAGAACCGGATTACCTGCTTTTACGTCTTTATCAGGAGATACTATTCTCACGGAATTACTGGCCGAAAAGCGCCGCGAATTCTTTACCGAGTTTGGACATCGTTTTTTCGACCTGAAACGCCTGAAGCAACTGGATGAGTTACTCGCTACAAAGCCCAACTGGGAAGATTATAAAAGTGTTTGGCCCCTGCCTCAAAACGAATTGTTGCAAAATACCAATTTATACCCTCAAAATTCAAACTATTAA
- a CDS encoding DUF6520 family protein gives MKKFKNLYLSAAIVLLGVGAAFATSNTKSASDTVPGYLMESGQCIEKRSNCSTTGTEFCTWTDANNQSHNLSGTNCILPLYEPSAR, from the coding sequence ATGAAAAAGTTTAAAAATCTCTATTTGTCAGCTGCCATTGTACTGTTGGGAGTTGGTGCTGCTTTTGCGACCAGTAATACAAAAAGTGCTTCTGATACTGTTCCCGGTTATCTTATGGAAAGTGGCCAGTGTATTGAGAAAAGAAGTAACTGTAGTACTACTGGAACGGAGTTCTGCACATGGACGGATGCCAACAATCAGTCCCACAACCTCAGTGGAACCAATTGTATCCTTCCACTGTATGAACCATCGGCACGTTAA